From Paenibacillus sp. PK3_47, the proteins below share one genomic window:
- a CDS encoding spore germination protein: MEEDDEPDGRQNKQAQGDSGKEAEAKKQKPENHHKKSRKQAKQDEEKSRASKDPHQKKRDQEYSNSLEESVIYWQGTDKILPSLEKTRGTLTEVMGLGSSFDIVFREMSFGGQKLALLCISGFAKDTIIDEILKRLSYLTPDNVSGDVLATFMTEYIPHLQVEKGELLSEAVNKVLTGMSVFFIEGESQVIIMDTRSYPSRSPDEPSIERVVRGARDGFTETLLSNVALVRRRVRDPGLKYEMHQVGRRTRTDVCVAYIDDIVDKAQVKAVTDKIKSIDMDGIPLSDKQLEEALVGAGWNPYPMVRYSERPDVVASHLLEGRVVVFVDTSPSVMVLPTTFFDLCQHAEENRQTPFMGTYLRWVRFIGIFASLFILPLWMLMVIHPELKPAMLEFIGPQKSAKIPILAQFLIVELGVDLLRMAAVHTPTPLGSAMGLIAAILIGDIAVQTGLFVNEVVLYMAVASIGMFATPSYELGLANRIVRLVLLLAVAAFQVQGLVIGTTLLIILLTTHRSYNSSYLWPFIPFNAKAMGAIILRQPVLSSKTRPSFNKTRDNTRMRPVGDKEKQP; encoded by the coding sequence ATGGAAGAGGATGACGAGCCTGACGGACGTCAGAATAAGCAGGCACAAGGGGACAGCGGCAAAGAGGCAGAAGCCAAGAAACAGAAGCCGGAGAATCATCATAAAAAGAGCAGAAAGCAGGCAAAGCAGGACGAAGAAAAATCCCGGGCCTCCAAAGACCCGCATCAGAAGAAGCGCGATCAAGAATACTCCAATTCCCTTGAGGAGTCGGTTATCTACTGGCAGGGGACAGATAAAATCTTGCCGAGTCTTGAGAAAACAAGAGGTACCTTGACTGAAGTGATGGGGCTCGGCTCTTCTTTTGATATTGTGTTCCGGGAAATGTCCTTTGGCGGACAGAAGCTGGCCCTGCTGTGCATCAGCGGATTTGCCAAGGACACAATCATCGACGAGATTCTGAAGCGCCTGTCTTATTTGACACCGGACAATGTATCCGGGGATGTGCTGGCCACTTTCATGACGGAGTATATTCCTCACCTGCAGGTTGAAAAGGGAGAGCTCCTGAGCGAAGCGGTCAACAAGGTCCTCACCGGAATGAGCGTCTTTTTCATAGAAGGCGAGAGCCAGGTTATCATAATGGATACCCGCTCTTATCCTTCCCGCAGCCCTGACGAGCCCTCCATTGAACGGGTGGTCCGGGGGGCGCGGGACGGGTTTACAGAGACGCTGCTCAGCAACGTGGCACTGGTGCGCAGGCGTGTCCGCGATCCCGGACTGAAATATGAGATGCACCAGGTCGGCCGCCGGACAAGAACCGATGTATGCGTGGCCTATATCGACGATATCGTGGACAAGGCCCAGGTTAAGGCGGTTACGGACAAAATCAAAAGCATTGATATGGACGGCATTCCGCTGTCCGACAAGCAGCTGGAGGAGGCGCTCGTCGGAGCAGGCTGGAATCCTTACCCGATGGTAAGGTACTCCGAGCGCCCGGATGTGGTAGCCTCACATCTGCTGGAGGGCCGGGTGGTGGTCTTCGTGGATACTTCACCGAGTGTCATGGTGCTGCCGACCACATTTTTTGACTTGTGCCAGCATGCGGAGGAGAACCGGCAGACACCGTTTATGGGAACCTATCTGCGCTGGGTGCGGTTTATCGGGATATTTGCCTCCCTGTTTATCCTGCCGCTCTGGATGCTGATGGTTATTCATCCGGAGCTCAAGCCGGCGATGCTGGAATTCATCGGGCCGCAAAAGAGTGCAAAAATTCCGATTCTGGCCCAGTTCCTCATTGTGGAGCTGGGGGTTGATCTTCTGCGGATGGCAGCGGTGCATACGCCGACTCCACTCGGCTCGGCAATGGGCCTTATTGCTGCCATACTGATCGGCGACATTGCTGTACAGACCGGTCTGTTTGTTAACGAGGTGGTTCTGTACATGGCGGTTGCCTCGATCGGAATGTTCGCAACCCCAAGCTATGAGCTGGGGCTTGCCAACCGGATTGTCAGGCTTGTGCTGCTGCTGGCCGTGGCCGCTTTTCAGGTACAGGGACTGGTTATCGGCACGACGCTGCTTATCATTCTGCTGACAACACACCGGTCATATAATTCTTCATATTTGTGGCCGTTCATACCTTTTAATGCAAAAGCAATGGGAGCGATCATCCTGCGCCAGCCGGTGCTCAGCTCCAAAACAAGGCCATCCTTCAACAAAACAAGAGATAATACAAGGATGCGGCCTGTCGGGGATAAGGAGAAACAGCCGTAA
- a CDS encoding stage V sporulation protein AB, whose amino-acid sequence MTAPVTLGIHLLLGIAGGIAVGGGVIALFIVLDIVPRLAQLTSSYNKVHWYEGAMVGGSLIGTVSDFWNWSITSGPLVELGVGLLDGIFIGMLAAALTEVLNVLPILAKRLYMTHYMFGLLMAMVCGKVAGSLFDWFVYQR is encoded by the coding sequence ATGACTGCACCTGTCACGCTGGGAATACACCTGCTGCTGGGCATTGCAGGCGGGATTGCGGTCGGCGGCGGGGTGATCGCGCTATTTATCGTCCTTGATATCGTGCCCCGGCTGGCCCAGCTGACTTCCTCTTACAATAAAGTGCACTGGTATGAAGGAGCAATGGTCGGAGGCTCTTTGATCGGTACAGTAAGTGATTTCTGGAACTGGAGCATCACTTCGGGCCCGCTGGTTGAACTGGGGGTAGGACTTTTAGACGGAATATTTATCGGCATGCTGGCAGCTGCGCTGACGGAAGTGCTGAATGTTCTGCCGATTTTAGCCAAACGCCTGTACATGACACATTATATGTTCGGGCTGTTGATGGCCATGGTATGCGGGAAAGTCGCAGGTTCTTTGTTTGACTGGTTTGTGTACCAGAGATGA
- a CDS encoding stage V sporulation protein AA yields the protein MNTHSAPAVYIQLKNRIMVPKGKGVTLRDVAYIITVPEWTERLYSILLLQPEHRDGNLILVDLLMIIPRIHEFLPGADIQLIGEGRTIVQVESAADVRKPSIALFVLVWLLLFFGSALTIMNFHADVSMQEVHIRIVEMLTGRRDEHPYVFQIAYSLGIGFGMVIFFNHLFKKKWNEEPTPLEVEMFLYQKNIDHYVVHEEYSKMNLSGEKPPSAGGGGT from the coding sequence ATGAATACTCATTCGGCTCCCGCCGTTTATATACAGCTCAAGAACCGCATAATGGTGCCCAAAGGAAAAGGCGTGACACTCCGTGACGTCGCTTATATAATCACCGTCCCCGAATGGACAGAGCGCCTGTATTCGATCCTGCTGCTGCAGCCGGAGCACCGTGACGGCAATCTGATTCTGGTCGATCTGCTGATGATCATTCCGCGGATTCACGAGTTTTTGCCCGGGGCGGATATCCAGCTGATCGGAGAGGGGCGAACCATCGTGCAGGTGGAAAGTGCAGCTGATGTCCGCAAGCCTTCCATTGCCCTATTCGTGCTGGTATGGCTGCTGCTTTTTTTCGGATCGGCACTGACCATTATGAACTTTCATGCCGATGTCAGCATGCAGGAGGTACACATCCGGATTGTCGAGATGCTGACCGGCCGGCGGGATGAGCATCCTTATGTCTTCCAGATCGCTTATTCGCTGGGCATCGGATTCGGGATGGTAATCTTTTTCAATCATCTGTTCAAGAAAAAATGGAATGAGGAGCCGACTCCGCTGGAAGTGGAGATGTTCCTGTACCAGAAAAATATCGATCACTATGTAGTACATGAAGAGTACAGCAAAATGAACCTGAGCGGGGAGAAACCACCCTCTGCCGGAGGCGGTGGGACATGA
- a CDS encoding DMT family transporter, protein MSNVTASSSSVRTSPLRSGFWLVVLGAALWGVDPLFRIILLKSLTSSQIVLLEHVVLFLAAAPVLWRNRADLKGIRMRHAAALLVVSWGGSAVATILFTKALATGDLNAVLLLQKLQPIFAIGLAAILLKERLPKNFGVLIAVALAGTYLLTFGWTVPFGHVNNFISIGSVMALGAAALWGGSTVMGRYLLGSMKYETVTSLRFILALPLLFVVTAMEGAPWQLGGGWGETTAVAVNLLLQALLPGLLSMLLYYKGLNTTKASFATLAELSFPMTGIIINWIVYQQLVTLPQLAGFALIWTALFFISNQQSRETAKL, encoded by the coding sequence ATGAGCAATGTAACGGCTTCATCCTCAAGTGTCCGCACCTCGCCTCTACGGAGCGGATTCTGGCTGGTAGTACTGGGGGCGGCCCTTTGGGGTGTCGATCCGCTGTTCCGCATCATCCTGCTGAAGTCGCTGACTTCTTCGCAGATCGTGCTATTGGAGCATGTGGTGCTGTTTCTGGCTGCTGCACCTGTATTGTGGCGCAACCGGGCGGATCTCAAAGGTATCCGGATGCGCCATGCCGCTGCGCTTCTGGTTGTGTCCTGGGGGGGATCTGCGGTAGCGACGATCCTGTTCACCAAAGCTCTGGCGACAGGCGACCTGAACGCGGTGCTGCTGCTGCAGAAGCTGCAGCCTATCTTTGCCATTGGTCTCGCCGCTATTCTTCTTAAAGAACGCCTTCCCAAAAACTTCGGTGTGTTAATTGCAGTTGCCTTGGCGGGAACTTATCTGCTGACCTTTGGCTGGACGGTACCTTTTGGCCATGTGAACAACTTCATCAGCATCGGCAGTGTAATGGCGCTCGGGGCGGCTGCGCTCTGGGGCGGTTCTACAGTAATGGGCCGTTATCTGCTGGGTTCCATGAAATACGAGACAGTTACTTCGCTGCGGTTCATTCTGGCTTTGCCGCTGCTGTTCGTTGTCACAGCCATGGAGGGAGCTCCTTGGCAGCTGGGCGGCGGATGGGGTGAAACAACGGCGGTTGCTGTAAACCTGCTGCTGCAGGCACTGCTGCCCGGGCTGCTGAGCATGCTGCTGTATTACAAAGGACTCAACACAACAAAAGCTTCGTTTGCCACCCTGGCTGAACTCAGCTTTCCGATGACAGGTATCATCATTAACTGGATTGTGTATCAGCAGCTTGTGACCCTGCCGCAGCTTGCCGGATTCGCATTGATCTGGACGGCGCTGTTCTTTATTTCCAATCAGCAGAGCCGGGAGACGGCAAAGCTGTAA